cctcaagaaaaaacttaaaaagccaTGGgattgaccaggtgcagtggctcacgcctgcaatcccagcactttgggaggctgaggcaggtggatcacaaggtcaggagttcgaaaccagcctggccaatatggtgaaaccctgtctctactaaaaatacaaaaattagccaggtgtggtggcgggcgcctgtagtcccagctactcaggaggctgaggcaggagaatcgctcgaacccgggaggcggatgttgcagtgagccaagatcacaccactgcactccagcctgggggacagaggaagactccatctcaaaaaaaaaaaaaaaaaaaaaagccatgggaTTTGGGCCAGGGCTGTCCCTTCTCCCTTCTATGAACGAGAAGGGCAACTGCAAAGGTCTCCACTGAGTCCCCACCTCACAGAAACCGCACCTCCCCCACTTCTTCTTAGAGTCCCTGGCCTCAATTCTTGGTCAGAAGTGGGGGGCACGGCTCACTGGCTGGGGCCAGCACCCACCCAAGGCCAGCAGGGCCTTGGTCTTTCATGGGAGGATGGCCCAGGGGATTTAGTCGCTGGCGTGGTTTGGGGACCTCTTCCTGGCAAAagaggttttatttgtttattattattattattattattattatttaccagTGACAGGGTATCTGTATGAGTCTGGTCCTGGTGCCAGAAGCTAAGGATCTCTGCACCCGCAGACTTGGCCATTTTGGGGGAATGGCTGTAGTGACTGCCAGGAGGCGAAGGGTGGGGGACATTTGGCCCTCGATGGAATATTCTGCAGCCATGAAACAAGCAGAGAAGGCTTGGGAGCGATGTGGGGAAATGCTTTCGATGTAATGttgaattagaaaacaaaaagcaggacACAAAATTGTCTGTGCACTCTGATGGTAAGAAAGTTAGGAAACTACTTATATTACTGAGTACTTCAGTGGTACTTATGGAAGAAAGTTAGGACAGGGGGAAAAAGCACGGGCTTGAGGTCAGACAGGCTGGGGTCATATCTCAACGCTGCCCCCTTGCAGCTTCAGGGAAGTGTCTTTGCTGCCTAGAGCCTTGTTTTCTCCTGGAAAAATGGAGACACCAATCCTGTAGGTGAAGCTTTGTTTTAAGAATTAGCTGGTATCATGTGTCAAAAAAAATCCAGCACAGCCATGGTACATCGTGAGGGCACAGCCCACAGTTCTCATGTGGGATCAGGACTGGGACAATGAAAAATGCAGAGACAGGGAGCAAAAGTTGGGAGAGGCAGCGGGTGGGGGGGACGGGtagatttttctcctcttttctgaaCTTTCTATGATGTGGCTGTTGTGTTTGTTGCAGCAATTTCAATGATAAAGTTCAGGTTTGCCACTGACATCTCCAAACTAGGATGATCCGCAGGGCCCTTGGAGTCCACCCtccacatttttctgtttcttataggAACCACTTGCCCTGAACCCAGCTAAAAGCAGATGCTGGTGTACTATTTGAGATtgcttattgtttttcttttattttaagcatCTTCCATTTGTGTAAATAACACATCCTCTTAGAAACTTTTTAACTCTAGTTTTCTTTATCTCACGTCAGCGCTGTGGTcttggggaggaaaaaaataaagactgtttATCTCTTATTCCCTGAAGGAAGTCAGATCATATAATCAAGATTAAACAAATATGTAAACTTCGCTGGTTACTTGGCCGCATTTTATCCTAACATATAGTTGGTTTTGCAGGAAGCTTCCCCTATAGAAACAAGGCAGTACTTCTCTCCACCCCAGTATTCATTTAAATTGCAGGCCGCTCTTAAAGAACATCTCTTGGGATTCCCAAGCCCTTCTGTAAAGAAACTCTCTGACTGAGAGATGAGGTCGGAAAACAACAGTGATGGGGAGGGgagataaaaataatcaaataaggGTGGCCATGGACGCTGGTGCTCAGAAGGGCTTTTGATATGTGGTCATATTTAATGTTTCCTGGAGGATTTGCCAGCTGGAGGGGGCCTTGGCCTGCTGGGCACTGGGGGAAGCTGCACCAGGAGCTGAGTGTCGTGCACAAGGCCACCGTGAGCGTGGACAGCACAGGCTTCTGCTGTCCCTGAGCTATCTCTGCCGATGGTCTGCACCCGGGTGCTGTTTCCCCTGCTCACTTGGGATTTGTCCATTCCTCTTAACCTCGTGGTTCTAGAGATGGCCCACAGCCTGACTCTGCGTCCACCCTCCTTGCTGCCCTGGAGGCCCCTCCCTGACAGGCAGTGCAGGTGTGGCCGTGGCCCTGCTTTGCCAAAAGCCCTGTAGCGGCTCCCTCTTGCCCATGCAGTGCGTTCTGAGCCTCTTGGGCTGGCATTCAGGGCCTTCCCACCTGGTTCCTGCGGTGTCTGCAGCACCCTCGCCCTCACCTCTACAAGGCAGTGACTGCCCAACCTGGCACACCCCCTGCCACACCTACCGTATCACTTTACCCTCCCCCCAAATTCCAGCctccccctgcctctgcccctaCCGTTCCCCtctgctccctctcctccctcgAGACCTGGCTCAGTGGGCATCCCACTATTCCCAGCCCCTAACTGAGTCCAGGGCCTCCTCCAGGCCCCTAGTCCCCCCGGTGCCATCGCCTGAGATGGTCTTTATCACGCCTGTTGTCGTTGGGCATTCAGCTGTGTGTCTGCTTGACCTGGAGAGACTCAGATCTCCACGAAGGCAGGATGTGTGTGATCTGCAGAAAGAATAACtggatgaagaaatgaatgagcaGTGGAATGAACGTTTTGTCTGCTGCCTGTGCCAGTCCAGTGCCTGGCAAGTCTGCCCAGGGGTGAAGGAGGTCAACAGGCAGCCTCTTGCCTCCCTCTCCTACCTTAGGGGTCTATGGCTCAGCCCTTCTATCCATCTTGTGTTGgtttttaaaaggcagagagaCTATGGTAAaatggtaaaaaacaaacaacaaccaccaccaccaccaccaaaaaaaaacagagctggGATCACACACACCTGGCTTCAATCCCTGGTTTCATCTCTGCCCTTAACtaaaccagctgtgtgactttgggcaagtgactgAACTCTCTGAAACTCCATTTCGTCATGCATGCTGGGGATGGCTAACAGTAGTCCTTACCTCACAGAGACACTACGAGgattaaatgatgaaatgcaTGGCACATGACCAACCTAGAGTAAGTGTCTGAATGTGCGGTGATTCTATCAGTCAGGACATTGTTGGTTGCTAGTATCAGAAACCCAGCTCAACCTGGCTTAGAGCAGAAGAGGGCGCCCCTAGCCAAAAAATCTGCAGTCATCTGATTGGCCACCCTAGTATCTAGAGTTGGAGTGAGGTCGATCCACTAGCTGGCGGAAAGCGAGATCTCCCAAGGAAAACTGGAGCATAGTAGCCAGAAAAAGAGGGATGGATACTGGGCAGGCAGAAACAGCAGGTGCCCCCATGACTAACTGTAGGTGGGAGGTGTAGAAAGGCAGAGGCCTTCACCACGGCCCAACGCTGAGGGAGGTGGTGCTCAGCCACCCCTCGTGGGCCTTACCCTTCTTCCATGAAAATGACCTCCATATTCTGCCTCCCTGCATCAGGGGAGGCCTGGCCAGAAGAGCCCAAGAAAGGGTTTTCTGCCCTGACCCTGACTGACCTTGAGCTTGGGCAGACCCCTCTCCCTCTGTTGGCccattttcccatctgtaaaatgggcttgtTGGAGGAGATGATCCCTGAGGTCTGCTCAAGCTCTAACTGTAACACAGGCAGCAACTGGTGTTTATCAAGCCTGGTGTGTGCTGAGCCCAGGGAAACCAAAGACGGCATGGACAACCCCCTGCCCTCCAGGATCTACTACTGGTATCTCCCTACCCTGTCCTTACCACCACTCTGCTTCCCATTCAAGTGTCTGTTGTAGAACCAAAaggccagctgggcatggtggctcattcctgtaatcccagcactttgggaggccgaggtgggcagatcacttgaggtcaggagttcaagaccagcctggccaacatggtgaaaccctgtctctactaaaaaaaaaaaaaaaaaaaaattagccaagcatggtggtgcacacctgcaatcccagctactcgggaggctgaggcagaagaagtgcttaaacccaagaggtggaggttgcagtgagctgagatcatgccattgcactccagcctgggcaacagagaaagactccatttcaaaaaaaaaaagaaaagatccaaaaggcctttttcaatttgttttatcTATTAAATATAGTTGAAATGTCCAAAGCAAGTAGActgaatgttttctattttcctacataaaaatgaatgaaaaccttCAAATCTCTACTACCTTCAAGACATATCCAGAATCTGACCCCTTCCCACCAGCTTTACTGGTACCTACCCCCAATAGGAGCCATCATGATCTCTGCCCTGGAATAATCCAGTAGCTTTGCTGGCCCCAGCATCCTTGCCACCGCCTCCCAGCAGTCCACTGTGCACACAGTGGCCTGAGCACTCCTACCATGTCTCTGCTCTAAACCTTCAATAAGGTCTCATTGCATTCAGAGTAAAATggttaaagaaaaatcaaacaataggatctccccaccccccaccccagctctgATCTCATTTCTACCCGCTTCCCTCCTTGCTCCCACCATTCTGGCTAACTGGCTTCCTTGTCATTTCTCAGTgacacctcagggcctttgcacttgctgtacCTCCTACCTGGAATGGTCTTACCCCAACCACCCTCCCAGCTCATTTGCTTAcctccttcaggtctctgctccaAAGCCACTCATCAGGGAGGCCCTTCCTCAAAGTCCTAAGAAAACACCTCTCTCTGCCCCGCCTTGTTGGCTGAATTTTACTCTGTAATGTTTCCCTCCAGGAAGAGTACGTTTTTCATTGTCTGACTTTGCCCACTGGAACGTCAGCTCCATCAGAGCAACAGCCTTGTCTGTCTTGGTGATtgctgtattcccagtgcctggcatggtgcctggcacatactagacACTCCCTTCATATGTGTTAAGTAAAAGAATGACTGAAACCCCTTATGTTCCTTTCTAATGTGGAACCTTGGCTTTTTTATTCCTTATATTTTGTCTTCTGTGGGCCAGCGGCTTCTGTTTAGAGAGGAGCCTCCCAGCTTCCAGGCGTGATTTCCTCCCCCCGTGACTGGGCCTTCCTTCTCCCAGGGCCTGGGAAGGGGAGCCATGTCTTGTTTGCCTCATCATTGCCTCTCCCTCTTCATTTTCCCCTGCCCTAGCTCCCATCAGGCTCAGGATTCATCAAACCCCCCCACTTCCACTCTGTGGTGTGCCCAGAGCACAGTGCACCCCGTGGCTGGGTGTGGGAGGAGTGGTCTTTCATTCCTGGGGTCGCCATTCTTCTCATTGTGTGCCTTGGGCGGCCTGTGGTTTCTGAGAATTTGCCATGAAAATTGTACTCAGCTGCTGTGCGAAGAGCAGCAGAGATTCATGTAGTAATCTCCCGCCCTGCCACCTCCCAGGATCCCAGAGCCCCCCAGGAACCGCCCCTAGGATGGGAGAAGGAAAGGCAGGGGGAGAGGAAGACTCCCACTTGATATTGAGCCACCTGGCTTTGTGATCAGATCCTTTGAAAGACCACGCCGGGATTCCCCAGGTCCTTCAGAGCAGAATGTCTTTAGAAATGAACCCCAAAGGTGTCCGTTCCGGAAAAGCCAACGTTGCTCATAAGCAATGCCTTCATTTTCTGTGGCTGAGGGGAGGGGAATCCCTGAATCCTGGCTTGGATGTGCTTTGGAACCTCAGTAATATATATCATCAGTAATAATATCATATTATTAATGACTTGTTACATACACACGCTGTGCCAGGTAGTACTCCAGGGATTTCATCCACATTCTCTTTCAGCAGCTGTGTGAGTGGAGTCATGTCAGGCAAAAAGACAAGCTAGAGAAGTGACAAGTCTGCCCCATACCTCCCACCTAGGAAGTGCCAGAGCTGGGATTCAGGCTGCCTTGGCCGTTTCTATTGCCTGACCTGTCTTAGCTTTTGAATAAAAGTAGGGGAGGTATTATTTGGATGATTTGCACAGAGAAAAGCAGCCAAATATCTCCACTACTCACCCTAAGAATCCAGGGCTCTGTTGCTTTTGGAGGGACTCTGTGGCCCAGAGGTGGCCCCGCGAGGTCCTTGTAGCTGTGGAGGGATTTGATGGGGATGGAGAAGTTATTTGGCCCCTGGCTGGCTGTCGTGGGCTCTTGGTGTTGGCGCCTCTGACAGGGAAACAGCTCTAGTGCTTCACCACACACACTAAACCTTGGTTCGCTTATCTGTGGCACGGGTATGCTGACTGCTGTGGCAAAGAGATTAGGGCCAGTTAGGGTCGGTCTCCCTTTGGTCAAGCCTGGAACCTTCTTAAGTTTATCAGTAACCAGTCCTGTTAAAATggaatttcaaatgaaaatgattGTTAAGTAAAGACCAATCGGGGCCCGCAGGAGTTCGGAGGAGGCCTAACCGTGCTGCCTGTGTCTTTCCGCAGACCCGAGCCCACCGGCGCGCCTCCTGGCCACCCGGCCGTGCTGCGGCCCCGGCCCCGAGCGACGCCCGGTCCTGGGCGAGGCGCCGCGCTTCCACGCGCAGGCCAAAGGCAAGAACGTGCGGCTGGACGGCCACTCGCGCCGGGCCACACGGCGCAACAGCTTCTGCAATGGCGTCACGTTCACGCAGCGGCCCATCCGGCTGTACGAGCAGGTGCGGCTGCGCCTGGTGGCCGTGCGCCCTGGCTGGAGCGGCGCGCTGCGCTTCGGCTTCACCGCGCACGATCCGTCGCTCATGAGCGCCCAGGACATCCCCAAGTACGCCTGCCCGGACCTGGTCACGCGGCCGGGCTACTGGGCCAAGGCACTGCCCGAGAACCTGGCGCTGCGCGACACGGTGCTGGCCTACTGGGCCGACCGCCACGGCCGCGTGTTCTACAGCGTGAACGACGGCGAGCCGGTGCTCTTCCACTGCGGCGTGGCCGTGGGCGGCCCGCTCTGGGCGCTCATTGATGTCTACGGCATCACCGACGAGGTGCAGCTTCTGGGTAGGTCGCGGGCGCGGCGCCCCCTGGGGACCTGGCAGCGGTGCCTTTGCGCGTGGGTGTGTGTTTCATTAGTAGCCACAGTCACTTATGGAGAGCTCC
The genomic region above belongs to Homo sapiens chromosome 5, GRCh38.p14 Primary Assembly and contains:
- the NEURL1B gene encoding E3 ubiquitin-protein ligase NEURL1B isoform hNEUR2-deltaNHR2 (isoform hNEUR2-deltaNHR2 is encoded by transcript variant 3), whose product is MGNTVHRTLPDPSPPARLLATRPCCGPGPERRPVLGEAPRFHAQAKGKNVRLDGHSRRATRRNSFCNGVTFTQRPIRLYEQVRLRLVAVRPGWSGALRFGFTAHDPSLMSAQDIPKYACPDLVTRPGYWAKALPENLALRDTVLAYWADRHGRVFYSVNDGEPVLFHCGVAVGGPLWALIDVYGITDEVQLLGTLQSSPATTTPSGSLSGSQDDSDSDMTFSVNQSSSASESSLVTAPSSPLSPPVSPVFSPPEPAGIKNGECTVCFDGEVDTVIYTCGHMCLCHSCGLRLKRQARACCPICRRPIKDVIKIYRP